The Syngnathus acus chromosome 3, fSynAcu1.2, whole genome shotgun sequence genome includes a window with the following:
- the LOC119120641 gene encoding saccharopine dehydrogenase-like oxidoreductase isoform X2: MASVQTSSNRPYHLVIFGASGFTGQFVVEEVARTASEGPKGNLKWAVAGRSRQKLEQVLEQAASVLEKPELRTQVDIIVADVDEPDSLTAMCKQAVIVLNCVGPYRFFGEPVVKACVENGAHHLDISGEPQFLEGMQLNYHDMAAEKGVYIVGSCGFDSIPADMGVLYTREQFKGTLTALESFLTVNTGPEGGVIHDGTWQSAIYGFADSDKLQSLRRKFNYKPLPSLGTKLQRRGALFYSNEVQQYTVPFMGSDPSVVKRTQRFLVEEYQDTPVQYGAYAGIGGIGSVIKLMFAGMMFWLLVKFTFGRNLLVKHPEFFSFGLFSKAGPTRKQMESSSFRFAFYGEGYTEGLDPTQGKPNGKICTLVQGPECGYVATPIALVQAALTILNEPKALPKSGGVYTPGAVFAKTTLIKRLDKHGIQFSVI; this comes from the exons ATGGCGAGTGTTCAGACATCATCCAACAGACCTTACCATCTGGTGATTTTTGGAGCCTCCGGGTTCACGGGACAGTTTGTGGTGGAAGAAGTTGCCCGGACGGCGTCTGAGGGTCCAAAAGGGAACCTCAAGTGGGCTGTGGCTGGTAGGAGCAGGCAGAAGTTGGAGCAAGTTCTGGAGCAGGCGGCCTCTGTCCTTG AAAAGCCCGAGCTGAGGACCCAAGTGGACATCATTGTTGCAGATGTGGATGAACCCGACTCTCTTACGGCCATGTGCAAGCAGGCTGTCATTGTTCTCAACTGTGTGGGGCCT TACAGGTTCTTTGGTGAGCCAGTGGTTAAGGCTTGTGTGGAGAATGGAGCACACCACCTTGACATTTCCGGAGAACCTCAG TTTCTCGAAGGCATGCAGCTGAACTATCATGACATGGCAGCCGAAAAGGGCGTGTACATCGTCGGAAGCTGTGGATTTGACTCCATCCCTGCTGACATGGGGGTCCTGTATACTAGGGAGCAGTTCAAGG GTACTCTAACTGCATTGGAGAGCTTCCTGACTGTCAATACTGGCCCTGAA GGAGGAGTCATCCACGATGGCACGTGGCAGTCTGCCATCTACGGCTTTGCAGACAGCGACAAGCTTCAGAGTCTTCGCCGGAAGTTTAACTACAAACCGTTGCCTTCTTTAGGCACCAAGCTGCAACGCAG GGGTGCATTGTTCTACAGTAATGAGGTCCAGCAGTACACGGTGCCCTTCATGGGTTCTGATCCGTCAGTCGTCAAGAGAACCCAGCGGTTCCTGGTGGAGGAATATCAGGACACTCCG GTCCAGTATGGAGCCTATGCAGGCATTGGTGGCATTGGCAGTGTCATCAAATTGATGTTTGCTGGCATGATGTTCTGGTTGTTGGTCAAGTTCACTTTTGGACGGAACCTCCTCGTCAAG CATCCAGAGTTCTTTTCCTTCGGACTCTTTTCCAAGGCTGGACCAACTCGGAAGCAG ATGGAATCATCCTCGTTTCGCTTTGCTTTCTACGGAGAAGGTTACACAGAAGGACTGGACCCCACCCAGGGAAAACCTAATGGCAAGATTTGCACGCTGGTTCAAGGACCAG AATGTGGCTACGTGGCCACGCCCATTGCTTTAGTGCAGGCAGCTCTGACAATCCTCAACGAACCTAAAGCCTTGCCCAAGAG TGGAGGAGTGTATACTCCAGGAGCTGTGTTTGCGAAAACCACCCTGATCAAGCGTCTCGACAAACACGGCATCCAGTTCTCTGTCATCTA A
- the LOC119120641 gene encoding saccharopine dehydrogenase-like oxidoreductase isoform X1, which produces MASVQTSSNRPYHLVIFGASGFTGQFVVEEVARTASEGPKGNLKWAVAGRSRQKLEQVLEQAASVLEKPELRTQVDIIVADVDEPDSLTAMCKQAVIVLNCVGPYRFFGEPVVKACVENGAHHLDISGEPQFLEGMQLNYHDMAAEKGVYIVGSCGFDSIPADMGVLYTREQFKGTLTALESFLTVNTGPEGGVIHDGTWQSAIYGFADSDKLQSLRRKFNYKPLPSLGTKLQRRGALFYSNEVQQYTVPFMGSDPSVVKRTQRFLVEEYQDTPVQYGAYAGIGGIGSVIKLMFAGMMFWLLVKFTFGRNLLVKHPEFFSFGLFSKAGPTRKQMESSSFRFAFYGEGYTEGLDPTQGKPNGKICTLVQGPECGYVATPIALVQAALTILNEPKALPKSGGVYTPGAVFAKTTLIKRLDKHGIQFSVI; this is translated from the exons ATGGCGAGTGTTCAGACATCATCCAACAGACCTTACCATCTGGTGATTTTTGGAGCCTCCGGGTTCACGGGACAGTTTGTGGTGGAAGAAGTTGCCCGGACGGCGTCTGAGGGTCCAAAAGGGAACCTCAAGTGGGCTGTGGCTGGTAGGAGCAGGCAGAAGTTGGAGCAAGTTCTGGAGCAGGCGGCCTCTGTCCTTG AAAAGCCCGAGCTGAGGACCCAAGTGGACATCATTGTTGCAGATGTGGATGAACCCGACTCTCTTACGGCCATGTGCAAGCAGGCTGTCATTGTTCTCAACTGTGTGGGGCCT TACAGGTTCTTTGGTGAGCCAGTGGTTAAGGCTTGTGTGGAGAATGGAGCACACCACCTTGACATTTCCGGAGAACCTCAG TTTCTCGAAGGCATGCAGCTGAACTATCATGACATGGCAGCCGAAAAGGGCGTGTACATCGTCGGAAGCTGTGGATTTGACTCCATCCCTGCTGACATGGGGGTCCTGTATACTAGGGAGCAGTTCAAGG GTACTCTAACTGCATTGGAGAGCTTCCTGACTGTCAATACTGGCCCTGAA GGAGGAGTCATCCACGATGGCACGTGGCAGTCTGCCATCTACGGCTTTGCAGACAGCGACAAGCTTCAGAGTCTTCGCCGGAAGTTTAACTACAAACCGTTGCCTTCTTTAGGCACCAAGCTGCAACGCAG GGGTGCATTGTTCTACAGTAATGAGGTCCAGCAGTACACGGTGCCCTTCATGGGTTCTGATCCGTCAGTCGTCAAGAGAACCCAGCGGTTCCTGGTGGAGGAATATCAGGACACTCCG GTCCAGTATGGAGCCTATGCAGGCATTGGTGGCATTGGCAGTGTCATCAAATTGATGTTTGCTGGCATGATGTTCTGGTTGTTGGTCAAGTTCACTTTTGGACGGAACCTCCTCGTCAAG CATCCAGAGTTCTTTTCCTTCGGACTCTTTTCCAAGGCTGGACCAACTCGGAAGCAG ATGGAATCATCCTCGTTTCGCTTTGCTTTCTACGGAGAAGGTTACACAGAAGGACTGGACCCCACCCAGGGAAAACCTAATGGCAAGATTTGCACGCTGGTTCAAGGACCAG AATGTGGCTACGTGGCCACGCCCATTGCTTTAGTGCAGGCAGCTCTGACAATCCTCAACGAACCTAAAGCCTTGCCCAAGAG TGGAGGAGTGTATACTCCAGGAGCTGTGTTTGCGAAAACCACCCTGATCAAGCGTCTCGACAAACACGGCATCCAGTTCTCTGTCATCTAG